One window of Oscillibacter hominis genomic DNA carries:
- the typA gene encoding translational GTPase TypA — MQNKHLRNIAIIAHVDHGKTTLVDEMLKQGGAYRENQEMVDRVMDSGDLERERGITILAKNTAIAYQDVKINVVDTPGHADFGGEVERILKMVNGVILLVDAAEGPMPQTRFVLSRALELGHRVIVVVNKVDRPDQRIHEVVDEVLELLMDLDATPEQLDSPMLFCSGRNGTASYSPDVAGTDLTPLFETILEYIPGPEADVDQPFQMLVSSIDYNDFVGRIAIGRVERGTLKQNQEIAVCNYHDPDAPAKKAKAVSMYEFEGLGRKPITEATAGNIIAMSGIGDITIGDTICVPNCVEPLPFVKISAPTLEMTFSVNDSPFAGREGKYVTSRQIRDRLFRETLKDVSLRVSEIEESTDSFNVAGRGEMSLSILIETMRREGYEFQVSPPRVLYKEIDGKTCEPIERLVVDVPSDYVGSVIEKLGSRKGDMAEMTPIGDRMKIEFLIPARGLFGYRNEFLTDTKGEGIMASVFDSYAPYKGDIQRRGTGSLISFETGESITYGLYNAQERGTLFIGAGVPVYGGMVVGQSPKSDDITVNVCKKKQLTNTRASGSDDALRLVPPKQMSLEQCLEFLADDELLEVTPQSLRIRKRILDHEKRMKSIHGGKK; from the coding sequence TTGCAGAATAAACATTTGAGAAATATTGCCATCATTGCCCACGTTGACCATGGAAAGACCACCTTGGTGGACGAGATGCTCAAGCAGGGCGGCGCCTACCGGGAAAACCAGGAAATGGTGGACCGGGTGATGGACTCCGGCGACCTGGAGCGGGAGCGGGGCATTACCATTTTGGCTAAGAATACGGCCATTGCGTATCAGGATGTAAAGATCAATGTGGTGGACACCCCGGGCCACGCCGACTTCGGCGGAGAGGTGGAGCGCATCTTGAAGATGGTCAACGGCGTCATCCTGCTGGTGGATGCCGCCGAGGGGCCCATGCCCCAGACCCGTTTCGTGCTCAGCCGCGCCCTGGAGTTGGGCCACCGGGTCATCGTGGTGGTCAATAAGGTGGACCGCCCGGACCAGCGCATCCACGAGGTGGTGGACGAGGTGCTGGAGCTGCTGATGGACCTGGACGCCACTCCCGAGCAGCTGGATTCCCCCATGCTGTTCTGCTCCGGCCGCAATGGCACGGCTTCCTACTCCCCCGACGTGGCTGGCACAGACCTGACGCCTCTTTTTGAGACCATCCTTGAGTATATTCCAGGGCCGGAAGCTGATGTGGACCAGCCCTTCCAGATGCTGGTGTCCTCCATTGACTACAACGACTTTGTGGGGCGGATCGCCATCGGCAGGGTGGAGCGTGGCACCCTGAAGCAGAATCAGGAGATCGCCGTTTGCAACTACCACGACCCGGACGCCCCGGCCAAGAAGGCCAAGGCCGTCTCCATGTACGAGTTCGAGGGCCTGGGCCGCAAGCCCATCACCGAGGCCACCGCCGGCAACATCATCGCCATGAGCGGCATCGGCGACATCACCATCGGCGACACCATCTGCGTACCAAACTGCGTGGAGCCTCTGCCTTTTGTAAAGATCTCCGCCCCCACCCTGGAGATGACCTTCTCCGTCAACGATTCGCCCTTTGCCGGCCGGGAGGGGAAGTACGTCACCTCCCGCCAGATCCGGGACCGGCTGTTCCGGGAGACGCTGAAGGACGTCTCGCTGCGGGTCAGCGAGATCGAGGAATCCACCGACTCCTTCAACGTGGCCGGCCGGGGCGAGATGAGCCTGTCCATCCTCATCGAGACCATGCGCCGTGAAGGCTATGAGTTCCAGGTGTCCCCGCCCCGCGTCCTCTATAAGGAGATCGACGGGAAGACCTGCGAGCCCATTGAGCGCCTGGTGGTGGACGTGCCCTCCGACTATGTGGGCAGCGTCATTGAGAAGCTGGGCTCCCGCAAGGGCGACATGGCGGAGATGACGCCCATTGGCGACCGGATGAAGATCGAGTTCCTGATCCCCGCCCGGGGGCTGTTCGGCTACCGAAACGAGTTCCTCACCGATACCAAGGGCGAGGGCATCATGGCCTCTGTGTTCGACTCCTATGCCCCCTACAAGGGGGATATCCAGCGCAGGGGCACCGGCTCCCTCATCTCCTTTGAGACGGGTGAGTCCATCACCTACGGCCTCTACAACGCCCAGGAGCGCGGCACGCTGTTCATCGGGGCCGGCGTGCCGGTCTACGGCGGCATGGTGGTGGGCCAGTCCCCCAAGTCGGACGACATCACGGTGAACGTCTGCAAGAAGAAGCAGCTGACCAACACCCGGGCCTCTGGTTCCGACGACGCGCTGCGCCTGGTTCCGCCCAAGCAGATGAGCCTGGAGCAGTGCCTGGAGTTCCTGGCGGACGATGAGCTGCTGGAGGTGACGCCCCAGAGCCTGCGGATCCGTAAGCGCATCCTGGATCATGAGAAGCGTATGAAATCCATCCACGGCGGGAAAAAATAA
- a CDS encoding SGNH/GDSL hydrolase family protein, translated as MIKQLHDIQVLGDSILKGIQVDPQTGKYITKNEMDSRRIAQDYALEIENHSHFGCTITKGAKLLDRMLERGMACDAVVMDFGGNDCDYKWPEIAENPDGIHLPAVPLGEFVDQYRKVIGKLKERGIVPILTTLPPLEPQRFFDWWCGGLNQENVLRWMGGVVNIYAHQENYSRAVEDVARMEQVPLVDIRRAFLHHGRIGDLICADGTHPNSKGQQLITEAFEEFAVQYRKRELLEA; from the coding sequence ATGATCAAGCAGCTGCATGACATTCAGGTGCTGGGCGACTCCATTTTGAAGGGGATTCAGGTGGACCCGCAGACTGGAAAGTATATCACAAAGAACGAAATGGACAGTCGCCGGATTGCGCAGGACTATGCGCTGGAGATTGAAAACCACTCCCATTTCGGCTGCACCATCACCAAGGGCGCAAAGCTGCTGGACCGGATGCTGGAGCGGGGGATGGCGTGCGACGCGGTGGTGATGGATTTCGGTGGGAACGACTGCGACTACAAATGGCCTGAGATCGCGGAGAACCCCGACGGCATCCACCTTCCGGCGGTGCCCTTAGGGGAGTTTGTGGATCAGTACCGGAAGGTGATCGGCAAGCTGAAGGAGCGGGGCATCGTGCCCATCCTCACCACACTGCCGCCCTTGGAGCCCCAGCGCTTCTTTGACTGGTGGTGCGGCGGCCTCAATCAGGAAAATGTTCTGCGCTGGATGGGCGGCGTGGTGAATATCTACGCCCACCAAGAGAACTACTCCCGGGCGGTGGAAGATGTGGCCCGGATGGAGCAGGTTCCGCTGGTGGACATCCGGCGGGCATTTTTGCACCACGGACGCATCGGCGATTTGATCTGCGCCGATGGGACCCATCCCAACTCCAAAGGCCAGCAGCTGATCACAGAGGCCTTTGAGGAGTTCGCCGTTCAGTACAGGAAGCGGGAACTGCTGGAAGCGTAA
- a CDS encoding putative RNA methyltransferase, giving the protein MSLFCCPVCGQLLVRGPSAYCCPKGHSYDISREGYTHLLIANRKHSAAPGDDKGMAAARREFLARGYYRPLLDALCGLAIRHTGDAPRVLDAGCGEGYYTSGLFRALAQAGKAPVMAGIDISKSILRSAARREKAVEFAVASSYHLPLQDGSVDLLLDCFSPLALEEFTRVLRRGGFFFYVVPAAHHLYEMKQVLYDDPYPNEEKETPYPGFTYDSIVPVDFTMTLACRQDVHNLFQMTPYYWKTPKSGAERLAALDTLTTRAGFRIHVFRRN; this is encoded by the coding sequence ATGAGCCTGTTCTGCTGTCCGGTCTGCGGCCAGCTGCTGGTCCGTGGCCCGTCCGCCTACTGCTGTCCCAAGGGCCACAGCTATGACATCTCCCGGGAGGGCTATACCCACCTGCTGATTGCCAACCGCAAGCACTCCGCCGCTCCCGGAGACGACAAGGGCATGGCCGCCGCCCGGCGGGAGTTCCTGGCCAGGGGCTACTACCGTCCCCTGCTGGACGCGCTGTGCGGCCTGGCCATTCGCCATACGGGTGATGCCCCCCGGGTGCTGGACGCGGGCTGCGGCGAGGGCTACTACACCTCCGGCCTTTTCCGCGCCCTGGCCCAGGCCGGGAAAGCGCCCGTCATGGCGGGCATCGACATCTCCAAATCCATCCTCCGCTCCGCTGCCCGGCGGGAGAAGGCGGTGGAGTTTGCCGTGGCCTCCTCCTATCATCTGCCGCTGCAGGACGGCTCCGTGGACCTGCTGCTGGACTGCTTCTCCCCCCTGGCCCTGGAGGAGTTCACCCGCGTCCTGCGCCGCGGCGGCTTCTTTTTCTACGTGGTACCCGCCGCCCATCACCTCTATGAGATGAAGCAGGTGCTCTACGACGATCCCTACCCCAACGAGGAGAAGGAGACACCTTACCCCGGCTTCACCTACGACTCCATTGTGCCGGTGGACTTTACAATGACCCTGGCCTGCCGGCAGGACGTTCACAACCTCTTCCAGATGACGCCATACTACTGGAAGACGCCGAAATCCGGCGCGGAGCGCCTGGCGGCGCTGGACACGCTGACCACCCGGGCGGGCTTTCGCATCCATGTCTTTCGCAGAAACTGA
- a CDS encoding MATE family efflux transporter, protein MFQSLRREKGFYRRVWALALPLILQNLITTSLGFVDTFMVGLLGNAEMAAVTAANSPIFLVQVVIFGLMSGLTVLVSQYWGKGDADNINRCMGVALYLGVILSSAAAAALLLFPAGVLNLVTDNQSLIVLGTPYIRIVGISYIFNSISSVYVAMQRSTENPAFGMKVFCTSMLVNTGLNYLLIFGKLGFPALGITGAAIATLSSRVVEFLIVAVYSVLNKRIPLRLSRVLHPGGEILHSFLHYATPVICNEALWGLGTTVLTAIMGHMTVSTEFLAAYAIMGNIDKFSTVACFGLAGATAVIVGKRIGEGAGKEEVYSLGICLLALATAVGVVIAVALGILLPTFFIPVLYPLFKLTETAMEIAVTMCIVYIVVMPMRAFDISNITGLLRAGGDARMASVIDLAPLWCFAIPLTALLALALNAPIPVVCLSLQSENFSKMPLGVLRLRSRKWINDITRGDQP, encoded by the coding sequence ATGTTTCAGAGTCTCCGCCGTGAAAAAGGCTTTTACCGCCGTGTCTGGGCCCTTGCCCTGCCGCTGATCCTGCAAAACCTGATCACCACCTCCCTGGGCTTTGTGGACACCTTCATGGTGGGCCTGCTGGGTAATGCGGAGATGGCCGCCGTCACTGCCGCCAACTCCCCCATCTTCCTGGTTCAGGTCGTCATTTTCGGGCTCATGAGCGGCCTCACCGTGTTGGTCAGCCAGTACTGGGGCAAGGGTGACGCGGATAACATCAACCGCTGCATGGGCGTGGCGCTGTACCTGGGCGTCATTTTGTCCTCCGCGGCGGCGGCCGCGCTGCTGCTCTTCCCGGCAGGTGTGCTGAACCTGGTTACCGACAACCAATCCCTCATCGTATTGGGCACCCCTTATATCCGCATCGTGGGCATCTCCTATATCTTCAACAGCATCAGCTCCGTCTACGTGGCCATGCAGCGCAGCACCGAAAACCCCGCCTTCGGCATGAAGGTGTTCTGCACCTCCATGCTGGTGAACACCGGGCTCAACTACCTGCTGATTTTCGGCAAGCTGGGCTTCCCTGCCCTGGGGATCACCGGCGCCGCCATTGCCACCCTTTCCTCCCGCGTGGTGGAGTTTCTCATCGTCGCGGTATACAGCGTTTTGAACAAAAGAATCCCCCTGCGCCTTTCCCGGGTGCTCCATCCCGGCGGCGAGATTCTGCACAGCTTCCTTCACTACGCCACCCCGGTCATCTGCAACGAGGCCCTCTGGGGCCTCGGCACCACGGTCCTGACGGCCATCATGGGCCACATGACGGTCAGCACGGAGTTTTTGGCCGCTTACGCCATCATGGGCAACATCGACAAGTTTTCCACCGTGGCCTGCTTCGGCCTGGCCGGCGCCACCGCTGTCATCGTGGGCAAGCGCATCGGCGAGGGCGCCGGGAAAGAGGAGGTCTACAGCCTGGGAATCTGCCTGCTGGCCCTGGCCACCGCCGTCGGCGTTGTGATCGCCGTGGCCCTTGGGATATTGCTGCCCACCTTCTTCATTCCGGTGCTCTACCCGCTCTTCAAGCTCACCGAGACCGCCATGGAGATCGCGGTCACCATGTGCATTGTCTACATTGTGGTCATGCCCATGCGGGCCTTTGACATCTCCAACATCACCGGGCTGCTCCGGGCCGGGGGTGACGCCCGGATGGCCTCGGTCATCGACCTTGCGCCCCTGTGGTGCTTCGCCATCCCCCTGACCGCCCTGCTGGCCCTGGCCCTGAACGCGCCCATCCCGGTGGTATGCCTCTCGCTGCAAAGCGAAAACTTCAGCAAGATGCCCCTTGGAGTGCTGCGGCTGCGGAGCCGGAAGTGGATCAACGACATCACAAGAGGGGACCAGCCATGA
- a CDS encoding cysteine desulfurase family protein, whose translation MIYLDHAATTPVPRAVADEMYRVLTEEYGNPSSQYPLGRQAAAEVARGRQVVARALDCAPEQLRFTSCGTESDNWAISAALHQNRHVGKHIITTAIEHSAVLEPCRRLAQEGYELTVLQPNRRGIITAEQVAQALRPDTALVSMMLVNNELGTVCPVAEVAGLLRGSKSRALLHTDAVQGFLKTEFPLTELGADLISISAHKIGGPKGVGALYLGQRLRNPRPLLPGGGQEGGLRSGTEATAQIAGFAKAVELWQAELPQRLDHMARLRRYAQEQLTAIPGVQLVGDGAAPHVLCVSMEGYPSQNVVEDLGAQGICLSAGSACHKGRPSHVISALNLPKKVAAGVLRFSFGPETTFEEIDAAAAALRRHRETRFPML comes from the coding sequence ATGATTTATCTGGATCATGCGGCCACCACCCCGGTGCCCAGGGCCGTGGCCGACGAGATGTACCGGGTGCTGACGGAGGAGTATGGAAACCCCAGCTCCCAATATCCCCTGGGCCGGCAGGCAGCCGCCGAAGTGGCCCGGGGCCGGCAGGTCGTCGCCCGGGCCTTGGACTGCGCCCCGGAGCAGCTGCGGTTCACCTCCTGCGGCACGGAATCCGACAACTGGGCCATCTCCGCCGCCCTCCATCAAAACCGCCACGTGGGCAAGCACATCATCACCACCGCCATAGAGCACAGCGCCGTGCTGGAGCCCTGCCGGCGGCTGGCGCAGGAGGGGTATGAGCTCACCGTCCTCCAGCCGAACCGCCGGGGCATCATCACGGCGGAACAGGTGGCCCAGGCCCTGCGGCCGGACACGGCACTGGTCTCCATGATGCTGGTGAACAACGAGCTTGGCACCGTGTGCCCCGTGGCCGAGGTGGCCGGGCTGCTCCGCGGCAGCAAGAGCCGCGCCCTGCTCCACACAGACGCGGTCCAGGGCTTTCTGAAGACAGAATTTCCCCTGACGGAGCTGGGCGCAGACCTCATCTCCATCTCCGCCCACAAGATTGGAGGCCCCAAGGGCGTTGGCGCTCTCTATCTGGGCCAGCGGCTGCGCAATCCCCGGCCCCTGCTGCCCGGCGGCGGGCAGGAGGGCGGCCTCCGCTCCGGCACCGAGGCCACGGCCCAGATCGCCGGGTTTGCCAAGGCGGTGGAACTGTGGCAGGCGGAGCTTCCCCAGCGGCTGGACCATATGGCGCGGCTGCGGCGCTACGCCCAGGAGCAGCTCACCGCCATCCCCGGCGTGCAGCTGGTGGGGGATGGGGCCGCGCCCCATGTGCTGTGCGTGTCCATGGAGGGCTACCCCAGCCAGAACGTGGTGGAGGATCTGGGCGCCCAGGGCATCTGCCTCTCCGCCGGCTCCGCCTGCCACAAGGGCCGGCCCAGCCATGTGATCTCCGCGCTGAACTTGCCGAAAAAGGTGGCCGCCGGCGTGCTGCGCTTCAGCTTTGGACCGGAGACCACCTTCGAGGAGATCGACGCCGCTGCTGCCGCGCTGCGCCGCCACCGGGAAACCCGGTTTCCCATGCTGTAA
- the mtaB gene encoding tRNA (N(6)-L-threonylcarbamoyladenosine(37)-C(2))-methylthiotransferase MtaB, which translates to MKVAIYTLGCKVNQYETQAMEQELRRRGHTVVPFTADADAYVVNTCSVTAVSDQKSRQVISRARRTHPESVVAICGCYSQTHPEDVRALPVDLIAGTGDRMGFLDLLEQEMEDRRPLESLDRSFDRRTFELLSAGGLPNRTRAMLKVEDGCVNFCSYCIIPYARGPVRSLTLDHAAREAARLQKEGYREIVLTGIEISSWGQDLKNGASLIDLIETVCTAALECRVRLGSLEPRTITEEFCRRAARLENLCPQFHLSLQSGCDDTLRRMNRKYTTARYAESAELLRRFFRRPALTTDLIVGFPEETEEEFARTIAFIRSCGFAQMHIFPYSIRPGTPAAERPQVSARVKEARAAAAAEAAAEMHREYLAGCVGERYPVLFEQEKNGKFVGHAPNYMEVYSKGSDLHNKVRMVRITGVEGDGLAGEIEE; encoded by the coding sequence ATGAAAGTGGCGATTTACACCTTGGGCTGCAAGGTGAATCAATATGAGACCCAGGCCATGGAACAGGAGCTCCGGCGCCGCGGGCACACGGTGGTGCCCTTTACCGCCGACGCTGACGCCTATGTGGTGAATACCTGTTCGGTGACGGCGGTGAGCGACCAGAAGTCCCGCCAGGTTATCAGCCGTGCCCGGCGGACCCATCCGGAGTCGGTGGTGGCCATTTGCGGCTGCTATTCCCAGACCCACCCGGAGGATGTGCGGGCCCTGCCGGTGGACTTGATCGCCGGGACCGGCGACCGGATGGGCTTTCTTGACCTGCTGGAGCAGGAGATGGAGGACCGCCGTCCACTGGAGTCCCTGGACCGCAGCTTTGATCGCAGGACCTTTGAACTGCTCAGCGCCGGGGGCCTGCCCAACCGGACCCGGGCCATGCTGAAGGTGGAGGACGGCTGCGTCAACTTTTGCTCCTACTGCATCATCCCCTATGCCCGGGGACCGGTCCGGTCCCTGACGCTGGACCACGCGGCCCGGGAGGCGGCCCGGCTGCAAAAAGAGGGCTACCGGGAGATCGTGCTCACCGGCATTGAGATCTCCTCCTGGGGCCAGGACCTGAAAAACGGGGCGAGCCTCATCGACCTCATTGAGACCGTCTGCACGGCGGCGCTGGAGTGCCGCGTCCGGCTGGGAAGCCTGGAGCCCCGCACCATCACGGAGGAGTTCTGCCGCCGCGCCGCCCGCCTTGAGAACCTGTGCCCCCAGTTCCACCTCTCGCTGCAAAGCGGGTGCGACGACACGCTGCGCCGCATGAACCGTAAGTACACCACCGCCCGCTACGCCGAGTCGGCGGAGCTGCTCCGCCGCTTCTTCCGCCGTCCCGCCCTCACCACGGATTTGATCGTGGGCTTCCCGGAGGAGACGGAGGAGGAGTTTGCCCGGACCATAGCGTTTATCCGCAGCTGCGGTTTTGCCCAGATGCACATTTTCCCCTATTCCATCCGGCCCGGCACCCCGGCCGCGGAGCGGCCCCAGGTGAGCGCCCGGGTGAAGGAGGCCAGGGCGGCGGCCGCCGCCGAAGCGGCGGCGGAGATGCACCGTGAGTACCTGGCCGGCTGCGTGGGGGAGCGGTATCCGGTGCTCTTTGAGCAGGAGAAGAATGGGAAATTCGTGGGCCACGCACCCAATTACATGGAGGTGTACTCAAAGGGCTCCGACCTGCACAACAAGGTGCGCATGGTGCGCATCACCGGCGTGGAGGGAGACGGGCTCGCAGGGGAGATCGAGGAATGA
- the yfbR gene encoding 5'-deoxynucleotidase produces MKHYFFAYIFRMRFIARWALMRNSFPENVQEHSHQVAVLAHALATIRRDVFHKKADPNACATAALFHDASEILTGDLPTPVKYNNPAIQEAYKALEVVAQDKLLQGLPEELRRSYTPILHEEDEEIRRIVKAADKLSAYLKCQEELHAGNQEFEQAALEIMSTLQSYRMPEVAWFLEKFGNTFGVTLDELR; encoded by the coding sequence ATGAAACACTACTTTTTTGCCTACATTTTCCGCATGCGCTTCATTGCCCGCTGGGCGCTGATGCGCAACAGCTTTCCGGAGAACGTGCAGGAGCACAGCCACCAGGTGGCGGTCCTGGCCCACGCACTGGCCACCATCCGCCGGGACGTGTTCCATAAAAAGGCCGACCCCAACGCCTGTGCCACGGCGGCCCTGTTCCACGATGCATCGGAGATTCTGACCGGCGACCTGCCCACGCCGGTGAAATACAACAACCCGGCCATACAGGAGGCCTACAAGGCCCTGGAGGTGGTGGCCCAGGACAAGCTGCTCCAGGGGCTGCCCGAGGAGCTGCGAAGGTCATATACGCCCATCCTCCACGAAGAAGACGAGGAAATCCGCAGGATCGTCAAGGCGGCGGACAAGCTCTCCGCCTATCTCAAGTGTCAGGAGGAGCTCCACGCCGGCAACCAGGAATTTGAGCAGGCGGCGCTGGAGATCATGTCCACCCTCCAGAGCTACCGGATGCCGGAGGTGGCCTGGTTTTTGGAGAAATTTGGGAATACCTTTGGCGTGACTTTGGACGAACTGAGGTAG
- a CDS encoding cysteine hydrolase family protein, with protein sequence MKLKLNKKYLSFYYEEMADQVLDLKLDLKKTALMVVDMQKFFLAKDGADARAFKAAGQWERWEPYFDRIEQVTVPNNKRLIDCCRKNGVEVTYGRIACLKDDGSDRCLVQSTVGWNNILLPISNPEVAMMDEIAPVGDEIVVNKTTDSVSLGTNYSELMRNMGIDTIIVTGVVTDQCVAGTVRVLADHGFRVICVEDCCAAPDMELHDMELKIMNIVYCNVLECDDVIALIEEGAKEN encoded by the coding sequence ATGAAACTGAAGCTCAACAAAAAGTATCTGTCATTTTACTATGAGGAGATGGCGGATCAGGTCCTGGATCTGAAGCTGGATCTGAAGAAGACGGCTCTGATGGTAGTGGACATGCAGAAGTTTTTCCTGGCAAAGGATGGAGCGGATGCCAGGGCCTTCAAGGCGGCGGGTCAATGGGAACGGTGGGAACCCTATTTTGACCGCATTGAGCAAGTCACCGTACCCAACAACAAGCGTCTGATCGACTGCTGCCGCAAAAACGGCGTGGAAGTGACCTACGGCCGCATTGCATGCCTGAAGGACGACGGTTCCGATCGCTGCCTGGTGCAGAGCACGGTGGGCTGGAACAACATCCTGCTGCCCATCAGCAACCCCGAGGTGGCCATGATGGACGAAATCGCCCCGGTGGGAGATGAGATTGTGGTCAACAAGACCACTGACTCCGTCAGCCTGGGGACCAACTATTCGGAGCTGATGCGCAACATGGGCATCGACACCATCATTGTCACCGGCGTGGTGACGGACCAGTGTGTGGCAGGCACGGTGCGCGTGCTGGCGGACCACGGCTTCCGGGTGATCTGTGTGGAGGATTGCTGCGCCGCGCCTGATATGGAATTGCACGACATGGAACTGAAGATCATGAACATCGTTTACTGCAATGTGCTGGAGTGCGACGACGTGATTGCCCTGATCGAAGAAGGGGCCAAGGAGAACTGA
- a CDS encoding APC family permease has product MGNKLKKELSLSQIIAMAAGGMIAAWMVEIKYWFEMTGPGSLVCLFACGVILLPLCLIYTEMTGMLPYAGGENIWTTNAFNWDLGWVVGWFLFLLYLSAMPNVTIGISTMVGYLVPLDFTQLKILACVIITVWFVMVNLEIKHLAKVQNFMFWSTLVISVGASLIFIFSDQWKFSNLSPWFPKGAAGFSAGLGLLMFKFIGFDLIPQLVEESKFPRKKIIWGFIGSMLCTFLVYGLAVVAVGGIVSNEWIAQTDIVDPRVADILGMHWLALVIIIMGAVTCITTLSGFWLAASRTIFGAAQQGQVTRRLAALNKHGQPWLANTVVYICSLYFCLMAPDAWINYIFTITVGAAGVVYLCVSLSFLKLRKTHPEWPRPYKCKAAWFMGVESILFCIYCLYQCVIAMDAATWVALGVYFAVGAVLYIYAKVRQKRDPANWTTFIPSPDTVKEEAE; this is encoded by the coding sequence ATGGGTAATAAACTGAAAAAGGAACTGTCCCTGTCCCAGATCATCGCCATGGCGGCGGGCGGCATGATTGCCGCCTGGATGGTGGAGATCAAGTATTGGTTTGAGATGACCGGCCCCGGCTCTTTGGTCTGCCTGTTTGCCTGCGGCGTGATTCTGCTGCCGCTGTGCCTCATCTATACGGAGATGACGGGCATGCTGCCCTATGCCGGCGGCGAAAACATCTGGACCACCAACGCCTTCAACTGGGATCTGGGCTGGGTGGTAGGATGGTTTTTGTTCCTGCTGTATCTGTCCGCCATGCCCAACGTGACCATCGGCATCTCCACCATGGTGGGATATCTGGTGCCGCTGGATTTCACACAGCTGAAGATTTTGGCCTGTGTGATCATAACCGTCTGGTTCGTTATGGTGAACCTGGAAATCAAGCACCTGGCCAAGGTTCAGAACTTCATGTTCTGGAGCACCCTGGTGATCTCCGTCGGAGCCTCCCTGATCTTCATCTTCAGCGATCAGTGGAAGTTCTCCAACCTGTCCCCCTGGTTCCCCAAGGGAGCCGCCGGCTTCTCCGCGGGCCTTGGGCTGCTGATGTTCAAGTTCATCGGCTTTGACCTGATTCCCCAGCTGGTGGAGGAGTCCAAATTCCCCCGCAAGAAGATCATCTGGGGCTTCATCGGCAGCATGCTGTGTACCTTCCTGGTCTACGGCCTGGCTGTGGTTGCAGTGGGCGGCATCGTGTCCAACGAGTGGATCGCCCAGACGGACATCGTGGATCCCCGGGTGGCCGATATCCTGGGGATGCACTGGCTGGCCCTGGTGATCATCATTATGGGCGCCGTGACCTGCATCACCACGCTCTCCGGCTTCTGGCTGGCCGCTTCCCGCACCATTTTCGGCGCCGCCCAGCAGGGCCAGGTGACCCGGAGGCTGGCAGCCCTCAATAAGCACGGCCAGCCCTGGCTGGCCAACACGGTGGTGTACATCTGCTCTTTGTACTTCTGCCTGATGGCCCCCGATGCGTGGATCAACTACATCTTCACCATCACCGTGGGCGCCGCCGGCGTGGTGTATCTGTGCGTTTCACTGTCCTTCCTGAAGCTGCGCAAGACCCATCCCGAGTGGCCCAGACCCTATAAGTGCAAGGCCGCCTGGTTCATGGGAGTTGAGTCCATCCTCTTCTGCATTTACTGCCTGTACCAGTGTGTCATCGCCATGGACGCCGCTACCTGGGTGGCCCTGGGGGTGTATTTTGCCGTGGGTGCTGTGCTGTACATCTATGCCAAGGTGCGGCAAAAGCGTGACCCGGCCAACTGGACCACCTTCATCCCCTCCCCCGACACAGTGAAGGAAGAGGCGGAATAA